The Oxalobacteraceae bacterium OTU3CINTB1 genome includes a window with the following:
- a CDS encoding FAD-binding oxidoreductase yields the protein MSQETADFIVIGAGIGGASVAYWLSRQARVIVLEAETQPGYHSTGRSAALFMESYGPDQVRALSRAGIDFFRNPPAGFCEHPLLTPRGAFVFAGPGQEAELDAHEAAVRATSSLARRLDAREALEFLPVLRADHVIGGVLEQDASDIDVDALLQGFLRGTRQHGGRTVYDAAVTGLRRADGQWTVTTARSVFQAPVIVNAAGAWADTVARMAGADPVGLVPKRRSAFLFAPPEGIASSHWPLFLDVQESFYIKPDAGMLLGSPCNADPVAPHDVQAEELDIAIAIDNIERMTTLRIRRPAHVWAGLRTFVADGELVGGYDPKVPDFFWAAGQGGYGIQSAPGAGRYYASVLLGEGAGVLPALSGFDPARISPARFPC from the coding sequence ATGAGTCAGGAAACCGCGGACTTCATCGTGATCGGCGCCGGCATCGGCGGCGCCTCGGTCGCCTACTGGCTGTCGCGCCAGGCGCGCGTGATCGTGCTGGAGGCCGAAACGCAGCCGGGCTATCACAGCACGGGACGCTCGGCGGCGCTGTTCATGGAAAGCTACGGGCCGGACCAGGTTCGCGCGCTGAGCCGCGCCGGCATCGACTTCTTCAGGAACCCGCCGGCCGGCTTTTGCGAACACCCGCTGCTGACGCCACGGGGCGCCTTCGTGTTCGCCGGGCCCGGCCAGGAGGCCGAGCTTGACGCCCACGAGGCTGCGGTGCGCGCCACCTCGTCGTTGGCGCGGCGGCTGGACGCGCGCGAGGCGCTGGAATTCCTGCCGGTGCTGCGTGCGGACCACGTCATCGGCGGCGTGCTCGAACAGGACGCCTCGGACATCGACGTCGATGCGCTGTTGCAGGGCTTCCTGCGCGGCACGCGCCAGCACGGCGGACGCACCGTCTACGACGCCGCCGTCACCGGCCTGCGCCGCGCCGACGGCCAGTGGACCGTCACCACCGCGCGCAGCGTCTTCCAGGCTCCGGTGATCGTCAACGCCGCCGGCGCCTGGGCCGACACCGTCGCCCGGATGGCGGGTGCCGACCCGGTCGGCCTGGTGCCCAAACGCCGCTCCGCCTTCCTGTTCGCGCCGCCCGAGGGCATCGCCTCGTCGCACTGGCCGCTGTTCCTGGATGTGCAGGAATCGTTCTACATCAAGCCGGACGCGGGCATGCTGCTGGGCTCGCCATGCAACGCCGACCCGGTCGCCCCGCACGACGTGCAGGCCGAGGAGCTCGACATCGCCATCGCCATCGACAACATCGAGCGCATGACGACCCTGCGCATCCGCCGCCCGGCGCACGTGTGGGCAGGCCTGCGCACCTTCGTCGCCGACGGCGAACTGGTGGGCGGATACGACCCCAAGGTCCCCGACTTTTTCTGGGCGGCGGGCCAGGGCGGCTACGGCATCCAGTCGGCGCCCGGCGCCGGCCGCTATTACGCATCGGTGTTGTTGGGCGAAGGCGCCGGCGTCTTGCCGGCCTTGTCCGGCTTCGATCCGGCCCGTATCAGCCCGGCGCGCTTCCCATGCTGA
- a CDS encoding M81 family metallopeptidase, with protein sequence MKFFIAHFATETNTFAAAPTGLGDFEGIGIFHGDASRRDPEGTGSFMRFLRGLIEGDGGEVVESLCTLAQPGGRTVRHVYEALRDEILADLRAALPVDAVQLLLHGAMVAEGHDNCEGDLTARIRGIVGPDVAVGVELDLHCHFTRQLHAAADVVIAFKEYPHTDTEERGLELYRLLLDTALRRVRPVTAVFDCKMMGLWHTTKEPMRGFVARMGEAEREPGVLSVSLGHSFPWGDVPEAGAKLWVVTDNDPALARAVADRLGREFWSLRERSGPEVVGIDAALDDALEGAGDFAPGTGPVVLADISDNPGGGAAGDSTFILRRLIERGIANVALGAIWDLGAVHICRSAGVGAQLDLRIGGKCGPASGQPVDLRVTVRAVVANHSQGALGARERLGDCVWVEAANGLHLLLSSIRTQTYGTDAFTGIGIGLADKAFVVVKSTQHFYADFASLARKVYYVSTPGAMDFDFAAIPYRLFPLDHWPRMANPHGAAGI encoded by the coding sequence ATGAAATTTTTCATTGCCCATTTCGCCACCGAGACCAACACCTTCGCCGCCGCGCCGACGGGCTTGGGCGATTTCGAGGGCATCGGCATCTTCCACGGCGACGCCAGCCGTCGCGACCCGGAGGGCACGGGATCGTTCATGCGCTTCCTGCGCGGCCTGATCGAGGGCGACGGCGGCGAGGTCGTCGAAAGCCTGTGCACCTTGGCGCAGCCGGGCGGGCGCACGGTGCGCCATGTGTACGAAGCTTTGCGCGACGAGATCCTGGCCGACTTGCGCGCGGCGCTGCCGGTCGACGCCGTGCAACTGCTGCTGCATGGCGCCATGGTCGCCGAGGGCCATGATAATTGCGAGGGCGACCTGACGGCGCGCATCCGCGGCATCGTCGGTCCGGACGTGGCGGTCGGCGTCGAGCTCGACCTGCATTGCCATTTCACGCGACAGCTGCACGCGGCGGCCGACGTGGTCATCGCCTTCAAGGAATATCCGCACACCGACACCGAGGAGCGCGGCCTTGAGTTGTACCGGCTGCTGCTGGACACGGCGCTGCGGCGCGTGCGTCCCGTCACCGCCGTGTTCGACTGCAAGATGATGGGCCTGTGGCACACCACGAAGGAGCCGATGCGCGGCTTCGTCGCGCGCATGGGCGAGGCCGAGCGCGAGCCGGGCGTGCTGTCCGTGTCGCTCGGGCACAGTTTTCCGTGGGGCGACGTGCCGGAGGCGGGCGCCAAGCTGTGGGTGGTGACCGACAACGATCCGGCGCTGGCGCGCGCGGTGGCCGACCGGCTCGGGCGCGAGTTCTGGTCGCTGCGCGAACGCAGCGGGCCGGAGGTGGTCGGCATCGATGCGGCGCTCGACGACGCGCTCGAAGGCGCGGGCGATTTTGCGCCGGGAACCGGTCCGGTGGTGCTGGCCGACATTTCGGACAATCCTGGCGGCGGTGCGGCAGGCGATAGCACCTTCATCCTGCGCCGGCTGATCGAACGCGGCATTGCCAACGTCGCCCTCGGCGCGATCTGGGATTTGGGCGCAGTACACATTTGCAGGAGCGCGGGCGTGGGCGCGCAGCTGGACTTGCGCATCGGCGGCAAGTGCGGACCGGCCTCCGGCCAGCCGGTCGACTTGCGCGTGACCGTGCGCGCGGTTGTCGCCAATCACAGCCAGGGCGCGCTGGGTGCGCGCGAGCGGCTGGGCGACTGCGTCTGGGTCGAGGCGGCCAACGGCCTGCACCTGCTGCTGTCGTCGATCCGCACCCAAACCTACGGCACCGACGCCTTCACCGGCATCGGCATCGGGTTGGCCGACAAGGCTTTCGTCGTGGTGAAATCGACCCAGCACTTTTACGCCGATTTCGCGTCGCTGGCGCGCAAGGTGTACTACGTCAGCACGCCCGGCGCGATGGATTTCGACTTCGCGGCCATTCCGTACCGGCTGTTCCCGCTCGACCATTGGCCTCGGATGGCGAACCCGCATGGCGCGGCAGGAATTTAG
- a CDS encoding putative addiction module antidote protein, with the protein MLREDPAFADEYLATAMEEVDQAGGRQALLAALRHVAEAQGMALVAERAGIPRESLYRALSPNGNPTVKTLLAVLNAAGLRLGVHRVVSV; encoded by the coding sequence ATGCTGCGCGAAGATCCTGCTTTTGCAGATGAATACTTGGCCACGGCGATGGAGGAAGTCGATCAGGCTGGTGGACGCCAAGCGCTACTCGCTGCGTTACGCCATGTCGCGGAAGCTCAAGGCATGGCCTTGGTCGCCGAACGTGCAGGCATTCCACGCGAAAGTCTCTACCGTGCACTGTCCCCTAATGGCAACCCGACCGTGAAAACGCTGCTGGCTGTGCTTAATGCTGCGGGCCTGAGGCTGGGCGTGCATCGAGTTGTGAGCGTGTGA
- a CDS encoding AraC family transcriptional regulator, whose product MNVGVEKPSAAEDDLAELISEIAQTDGDYATPVPELMVYRRSAATDPMPCILGMGLGMAVRGEKRVTLGTDIYDFKPGQTLVTSVDLPVVTYVTSASLAEPYLGLWLQLDARVIGQVAATMDFPTPATTGSSLGLTVATPDAGLRRALIQLLRLLREPALVPLVAPLVQQEIAVRLLTGEHGPTLRRLVMAGSPSQQIARVIAWLKQHFTKNFPMDDLATQAHMSPSTFRQHFREVAGMSPLQYLKQLRLQDARQLMLNEDIDAGSAAVRVGYESASQFSREYTRLFGAPPLRDIRRLQES is encoded by the coding sequence ATGAATGTTGGAGTGGAAAAGCCGTCGGCGGCGGAAGACGATTTGGCCGAACTGATCAGTGAGATTGCCCAAACCGATGGCGACTACGCCACCCCGGTGCCCGAGCTCATGGTGTACCGGCGCAGCGCCGCGACCGACCCGATGCCCTGCATTTTAGGCATGGGCTTGGGCATGGCGGTGCGGGGCGAAAAGCGGGTGACACTGGGGACCGACATCTACGACTTCAAGCCGGGGCAAACCCTGGTGACCTCGGTCGACCTGCCGGTGGTTACTTATGTGACGAGCGCCAGCCTGGCCGAGCCGTATCTGGGCCTATGGCTGCAACTCGATGCCCGCGTGATCGGGCAGGTGGCCGCCACCATGGATTTCCCCACGCCGGCGACGACCGGCTCGTCCTTGGGGCTGACGGTCGCCACGCCGGACGCCGGCCTGCGGCGCGCGTTGATCCAGCTGCTGCGCCTGCTGCGCGAGCCGGCACTGGTACCGCTGGTGGCACCGCTGGTGCAGCAGGAGATTGCCGTCCGCCTGCTCACGGGCGAACACGGTCCGACCTTGCGCCGCCTGGTCATGGCCGGCTCGCCGAGCCAGCAGATCGCCAGAGTGATCGCCTGGCTGAAACAGCATTTCACGAAGAATTTTCCGATGGACGACCTGGCCACGCAGGCGCACATGAGCCCGTCCACTTTCCGCCAGCACTTCCGAGAGGTGGCGGGCATGAGCCCCCTGCAATACTTGAAACAGCTGCGCTTGCAGGACGCGCGGCAATTGATGCTGAACGAGGATATCGACGCCGGCAGCGCCGCCGTGCGGGTGGGCTACGAGAGCGCCTCCCAGTTCAGCCGCGAGTACACGCGGCTGTTCGGCGCGCCGCCGCTGAGGGACATCCGGCGCCTGCAGGAGTCATGA
- a CDS encoding serine hydrolase — translation MKLRSIFSAALMLSLALGAAAQAPAIDPQVPPMPPMPAAPTASAPGGGGAVAAPGKPLDATDLSAWLDGRVPYALKSGEIAGMVISVVKDGKVLLEKGYGLADVAAAVPMDPATSLVRPGSTSKLFTWTAVMQLVRHGKIDLDRSVNDYLDFKIDERFGKPVTMRHLMNHRAGFEEGIKDLLGFDPAQAQTTERYLKEHPRPMLFAPGTVPAYSNYGVALAGYIVQRVSGEPFEAYVEHHIFRPLGMLHSTFVQPLPKGFPGWLSKGYRTTGEPPSEFELVITAPAGSVTTTAADMSRFMLAHLGQGAVDGVRILDAATTARMHSPSESAPPGFGVMAHGFFRGTQNGREVIGHGGDTIVYHTEMNLLPGEGVGIFFTFNSRGKDDAVYGARKELFDGFMDRYFPAAPAAIEPALASAVADAQRIAGSYQSSRRVEHGFLSLLYLLQQSTITANPDGTITAPEATGGIATYRETGPQRWRKVGGQQMLMLTEVDGVKTVIDSENPVSVLQEGSVLRSSALNLGVLVFSVAMLLCALLVWPLGAMLRRADRATSGATPQVRRLRALQRGAVAVALLYLGAWFLLIMPLLSTDVGVYRTAIDWVVGLLEVSGLLAVGAAAVGVWVAWRMPRAGATRLTRAWAVLVALALLGVVWIGVVGQLMTWNLNY, via the coding sequence ATGAAACTACGCAGCATTTTCTCCGCCGCACTCATGCTGAGCCTGGCGCTGGGCGCGGCGGCGCAAGCCCCGGCCATCGATCCGCAAGTGCCGCCCATGCCGCCAATGCCGGCGGCGCCAACGGCGTCGGCGCCGGGCGGCGGCGGGGCGGTCGCCGCCCCCGGCAAGCCGCTGGACGCGACCGACCTGTCGGCCTGGCTCGACGGCAGGGTACCCTACGCGCTCAAAAGCGGCGAGATCGCCGGCATGGTGATCAGCGTCGTCAAGGACGGCAAGGTGCTGCTGGAGAAGGGCTACGGCCTGGCGGACGTCGCCGCCGCCGTGCCGATGGACCCGGCCACCTCGCTGGTGCGGCCCGGCTCGACGTCCAAGCTGTTCACCTGGACCGCCGTCATGCAGCTGGTGCGGCATGGCAAGATCGATCTCGACCGCAGCGTCAACGATTACCTCGACTTCAAGATCGACGAGCGCTTCGGCAAACCGGTGACGATGCGCCATTTGATGAACCACCGCGCCGGCTTCGAGGAGGGCATCAAGGACTTGCTCGGCTTCGATCCGGCGCAGGCGCAGACCACCGAGCGCTATTTAAAAGAGCATCCGCGCCCGATGCTGTTCGCGCCGGGCACGGTGCCGGCGTATTCGAACTACGGCGTCGCGCTGGCCGGCTATATCGTCCAGCGCGTCTCGGGCGAACCGTTCGAGGCTTACGTCGAGCACCACATCTTCCGCCCGCTCGGCATGCTGCATTCGACCTTCGTCCAGCCGTTGCCCAAGGGTTTCCCGGGGTGGCTGTCGAAGGGCTACCGCACCACCGGCGAGCCACCGTCCGAATTCGAACTGGTCATCACGGCGCCGGCCGGCTCGGTGACCACCACCGCCGCCGACATGTCCCGCTTCATGCTGGCCCACCTGGGCCAGGGCGCGGTCGATGGCGTTCGCATCCTCGACGCCGCCACCACGGCGCGCATGCACAGTCCCAGCGAATCGGCCCCGCCCGGTTTCGGCGTGATGGCGCACGGCTTTTTCCGTGGCACGCAGAACGGCCGCGAAGTGATCGGCCACGGCGGCGACACCATCGTCTACCACACGGAGATGAACCTGTTGCCGGGGGAGGGCGTGGGCATCTTCTTCACCTTCAACAGCCGGGGCAAGGATGACGCCGTGTACGGCGCGCGCAAGGAGCTGTTCGACGGCTTCATGGACCGCTACTTCCCCGCAGCGCCGGCCGCCATCGAGCCCGCGCTCGCCTCGGCCGTGGCCGACGCGCAGCGCATCGCCGGCAGCTACCAGAGTTCGCGCCGGGTCGAACACGGTTTCCTGAGCCTGCTCTATCTGCTGCAGCAGAGCACCATCACGGCTAATCCGGACGGCACCATCACGGCGCCGGAAGCGACCGGCGGCATCGCCACCTACCGCGAAACCGGCCCGCAGCGCTGGCGCAAGGTTGGTGGTCAGCAGATGCTGATGCTGACCGAGGTGGACGGCGTCAAGACCGTCATCGACAGCGAAAATCCGGTATCGGTGCTGCAAGAGGGTTCGGTGCTGCGTTCGTCGGCGCTCAACCTTGGGGTATTGGTGTTTTCCGTGGCGATGTTGTTGTGCGCGCTGCTCGTATGGCCGCTGGGCGCGATGTTGCGGCGCGCCGACCGCGCCACCAGCGGCGCCACGCCTCAGGTGCGCAGGCTGCGCGCGCTGCAACGGGGCGCGGTCGCCGTGGCCTTGCTGTACCTGGGCGCGTGGTTCTTGCTGATCATGCCTTTGCTCAGTACCGACGTCGGCGTCTACCGCACGGCGATCGACTGGGTGGTGGGCCTGCTGGAAGTCAGCGGCCTGCTGGCCGTGGGCGCGGCCGCTGTCGGCGTCTGGGTGGCGTGGCGCATGCCGCGCGCCGGCGCCACCCGCCTGACGCGCGCGTGGGCCGTGCTGGTGGCGCTGGCCTTGCTGGGCGTGGTCTGGATCGGCGTGGTCGGCCAATTGATGACGTGGAACCTCAACTATTAA
- a CDS encoding XRE family transcriptional regulator, with protein MATKRASTHGTERDGDLGESLRRIRKERGLTLIEAGARSGMPMSTISKIENNKMSLSYDKLLRICNALEVDISQLFSGAAAVGKPAAPAASGRRSINRRGTGYAINTPNYSHLYPAADLLNKRAVPIIAEIHTRSLAEFGEMISHPGEEFAMVLEGTVDLYTDLYAPARLETGDSIYFDSGMAHAYIAVGEGCCRVLSVCTSDEPNQEAMYTALMEAPPAQPAVVKKARK; from the coding sequence ATGGCCACTAAACGCGCGAGCACGCACGGCACGGAACGGGACGGCGACCTGGGCGAGTCGCTCAGGCGCATCCGCAAGGAGCGCGGCTTGACCCTGATCGAGGCGGGCGCCCGTAGCGGCATGCCGATGTCGACCATCTCCAAGATCGAGAACAACAAGATGTCGCTGAGCTACGACAAGCTGCTGCGCATTTGCAACGCGCTCGAGGTCGACATTTCGCAGCTGTTCAGCGGCGCGGCGGCGGTCGGCAAGCCGGCGGCGCCGGCCGCCAGCGGGCGCCGCAGCATCAACCGGCGCGGCACCGGCTACGCCATCAACACGCCGAATTATTCGCATCTGTATCCGGCGGCGGATCTGCTCAACAAGCGCGCCGTGCCCATCATCGCCGAGATCCACACCCGTTCGCTTGCCGAGTTCGGCGAGATGATCAGCCATCCCGGCGAGGAGTTCGCCATGGTCCTCGAGGGCACGGTCGACCTGTACACGGACCTGTACGCGCCGGCGCGGCTGGAGACGGGCGACTCGATCTATTTCGACAGCGGCATGGCGCACGCCTACATCGCCGTCGGCGAAGGATGCTGCCGCGTGTTGTCGGTGTGCACCTCGGACGAGCCGAACCAGGAAGCCATGTACACCGCGCTGATGGAAGCGCCGCCGGCGCAGCCGGCGGTCGTCAAAAAAGCCAGGAAGTAG
- a CDS encoding NAD(P)H-dependent oxidoreductase has protein sequence MKKVLIINAHQFYEGFAPGKLNQKMAGVIKEEMAQRGYEIVETSIQEGYDIAGEVQKHVDADLIVLQTPVYWFGTPWIYKKYVDEVFTAGLVHQSLLTDDGRTRDDPSKQYGSGGKMHGKKYMLSLTWNAPAAAFGDPRQSLFDGKSVDDVFVANTANYKFCGAEILPSFSCFDVVKQADVEGDVARLRKHLAGIGFDDHL, from the coding sequence ATGAAAAAAGTACTAATTATTAATGCGCACCAGTTTTACGAAGGCTTCGCCCCGGGCAAGTTGAACCAGAAGATGGCCGGCGTCATCAAGGAAGAAATGGCGCAACGGGGTTACGAAATCGTGGAAACGTCGATACAGGAAGGCTACGATATCGCCGGGGAAGTGCAAAAACACGTCGACGCCGACCTGATCGTGCTGCAAACGCCGGTCTACTGGTTCGGCACGCCGTGGATCTACAAGAAATATGTCGACGAGGTGTTCACCGCTGGCCTGGTGCACCAGAGTTTGCTGACCGACGACGGACGCACCCGCGACGATCCGAGCAAGCAGTACGGCAGCGGCGGCAAGATGCACGGCAAAAAGTACATGCTGTCGCTGACGTGGAACGCGCCTGCGGCGGCCTTCGGCGACCCTCGCCAATCGCTGTTCGATGGAAAAAGCGTGGACGATGTCTTTGTCGCCAACACCGCCAACTACAAGTTCTGCGGTGCCGAGATCCTGCCCTCCTTCTCCTGTTTTGACGTGGTGAAGCAGGCCGATGTCGAAGGCGATGTCGCGCGGCTGCGCAAACACCTCGCCGGGATCGGATTCGACGACCATCTCTGA
- a CDS encoding DUF4041 domain-containing protein, whose amino-acid sequence MSFALSLICFVLIGVLFYERRRSIAKIHAAETSHAAANAEHDREVAQMRRAFDTANAASQAEIASLSPFKQVRDASRKAEEIRIQASEFFANAQADARQVEKDAGQRAAAVMAAAQVEAANLRSFAENASRTRKQEAESLLANAARQSESIVLAAKERAQEIAGDAFRALNEADSIAKVANAMRNVVEGYGDRYLQPSFSLLDDLAEEYGFEDAGQQLRLSRERTKRMVEEKQAAICDYVEPHRRDTAIRFVIDAFNGRVDSILSRVKSDNFGTLDQQIRDAYAMVNHNGGAFRNARVSESFLSTRLDELRYASLVQALKERDKEEQRRIREQIREEEKARREIERALRNAEKEEEALQKAMARVQAQVAKANDEQRSVFEAQLLELQAKLSEAESRGQRALSMAQQTKAGHVYVISNVGSFGEHMYKLGMTRRLEPLDRVKELGDASVPFSFDVHAMIWSEDAPRLEAQLHKVFVRAQVNKVNPRKEFFKVPLSEIRGYLDHQGVNASWTMAAIAAEFRETIALEKRLAESPAVANEWLNYQMAAADEQQNDSIELEVE is encoded by the coding sequence ATGAGCTTTGCGCTATCTCTTATTTGCTTCGTATTGATTGGAGTCTTGTTTTATGAGCGCCGTCGGTCGATAGCAAAAATCCATGCAGCCGAGACGTCGCACGCGGCGGCGAACGCTGAGCACGATCGAGAGGTGGCGCAAATGCGCCGCGCGTTCGATACTGCAAACGCCGCTAGCCAAGCAGAGATTGCGTCGTTATCGCCCTTCAAGCAAGTTCGCGACGCAAGCCGCAAGGCCGAGGAGATCCGTATCCAGGCCTCCGAGTTTTTTGCGAATGCGCAAGCGGATGCGCGGCAGGTGGAGAAAGATGCCGGCCAGCGCGCCGCTGCAGTCATGGCTGCAGCGCAAGTCGAAGCCGCAAATCTTAGATCATTTGCCGAAAACGCGAGCCGAACCCGCAAGCAAGAGGCCGAATCTCTTCTCGCTAACGCGGCCCGGCAGTCGGAGAGCATCGTCCTGGCGGCCAAGGAGAGGGCGCAAGAAATCGCCGGTGATGCGTTCAGAGCGTTGAACGAGGCCGATTCGATCGCCAAGGTCGCTAATGCGATGCGCAATGTCGTCGAGGGATATGGTGATCGATATCTACAGCCGTCGTTCAGTCTTCTAGATGATCTTGCAGAGGAATACGGCTTTGAGGACGCCGGACAGCAATTGCGTCTTTCGCGGGAACGCACCAAACGCATGGTCGAGGAGAAGCAGGCTGCGATTTGCGACTATGTTGAGCCACACAGGCGCGATACCGCCATCCGTTTTGTCATTGACGCGTTCAACGGACGTGTAGATTCTATTCTGTCGCGGGTAAAGTCTGACAACTTCGGAACCTTGGATCAGCAGATACGCGATGCATACGCGATGGTCAACCACAATGGCGGAGCATTCCGCAATGCTCGGGTGAGTGAGTCCTTCCTGTCGACCCGACTTGATGAACTCCGTTATGCGAGCCTGGTTCAGGCGCTCAAAGAACGAGACAAGGAGGAACAGCGACGCATTCGCGAGCAGATCCGTGAAGAGGAAAAGGCGCGGCGCGAGATTGAGCGCGCGTTGCGGAACGCCGAAAAAGAGGAGGAGGCGCTTCAGAAGGCGATGGCGCGCGTCCAGGCGCAGGTAGCGAAGGCGAATGACGAGCAGCGATCGGTCTTTGAGGCACAGCTTCTTGAGCTGCAAGCCAAACTTTCAGAAGCCGAATCGCGGGGGCAACGAGCCCTCTCGATGGCTCAGCAAACGAAGGCCGGCCACGTCTATGTCATATCGAACGTTGGCAGCTTCGGCGAACACATGTACAAGCTTGGCATGACGCGTCGACTTGAGCCACTTGACCGCGTTAAGGAACTGGGGGATGCGAGCGTCCCGTTCAGCTTCGATGTACACGCGATGATTTGGTCGGAGGACGCTCCGCGTCTGGAGGCGCAGTTGCACAAAGTGTTCGTGCGCGCACAAGTCAACAAGGTCAATCCACGTAAGGAATTCTTTAAGGTGCCGCTCAGTGAAATTCGCGGTTATCTTGATCATCAAGGTGTCAATGCAAGCTGGACGATGGCTGCGATCGCAGCGGAGTTCCGCGAAACTATCGCGCTCGAGAAGCGCCTCGCAGAGAGTCCCGCCGTGGCGAATGAATGGCTGAACTATCAGATGGCTGCGGCGGACGAGCAGCAGAATGATTCCATCGAATTGGAAGTTGAATAG
- a CDS encoding peptide MFS transporter, with translation MLTPGMRDNGTWFGQPKGLTILFLTEMWEKFSFFGMRALQIYYMTKELHYTQAFSSIVFGAYAAGVYLTPIFGGLIADRWLGRRTAVVAGGALMAVGHFMMAFEALFFPAMVVIAIGNGLFLPNLPSQVPLLYPKGDPRAGAAFNVYYMGVNLGGLLAPLICGTLGEVYGWHYGFGAAGIGMCLGLAIYILGGKHLPAEVSRTADRQAPVAEGGGGGSIRMLVGVALAVMLFRIAYEQTGNTFAVWADTAVERQAFGMTIPVTWFQSLNPMFVILLSPLLVRVWNRRAASGRATPALERMSMGALGVGAAYAMLAALIVVCGAGGFAISWLWLVAFFGLFTLAELYILPVGLGLFASLAPKRFAATTIAAWFFCSFTGNLLSGFAGALWELVTPQGFFMLMAGICIVSGLALHAIHRAHRSSEVALPTVAAAADKPV, from the coding sequence ATGCTGACGCCCGGTATGCGTGACAACGGCACCTGGTTCGGCCAGCCCAAGGGGCTGACGATTCTGTTCCTGACCGAGATGTGGGAGAAGTTTTCGTTCTTCGGCATGCGCGCGCTGCAAATCTACTACATGACCAAGGAGCTGCACTACACGCAGGCGTTCTCCTCGATCGTGTTCGGCGCCTACGCGGCCGGCGTCTACCTGACGCCGATTTTCGGCGGCCTGATCGCCGACCGCTGGCTGGGTCGCAGGACGGCCGTCGTCGCCGGCGGCGCGCTGATGGCCGTCGGCCACTTCATGATGGCGTTCGAAGCCCTGTTTTTCCCGGCCATGGTCGTCATCGCGATCGGCAACGGGCTGTTCCTGCCCAATCTGCCCAGCCAGGTGCCGCTGCTCTATCCCAAGGGCGATCCGCGCGCCGGCGCCGCGTTCAACGTCTACTATATGGGCGTCAACCTCGGCGGCTTGCTCGCCCCGCTCATTTGCGGCACGCTCGGCGAGGTGTACGGCTGGCACTACGGTTTTGGCGCGGCCGGCATCGGCATGTGCCTCGGGCTGGCGATCTACATTTTGGGCGGCAAGCATCTGCCCGCCGAGGTCTCCAGAACGGCCGACCGGCAGGCGCCGGTGGCGGAGGGCGGCGGCGGCGGCAGCATCCGCATGCTGGTCGGCGTCGCGCTTGCCGTCATGCTGTTCCGCATCGCCTACGAGCAGACCGGCAACACCTTTGCCGTCTGGGCCGACACGGCGGTAGAGCGCCAGGCGTTCGGGATGACGATACCCGTCACCTGGTTCCAATCGCTCAATCCGATGTTCGTCATTTTGCTCAGTCCGCTATTGGTGCGGGTCTGGAACCGCCGCGCGGCCAGTGGCAGGGCAACGCCGGCGCTCGAACGCATGAGCATGGGCGCCCTCGGCGTCGGCGCCGCCTATGCCATGCTGGCCGCGTTGATCGTCGTCTGCGGCGCCGGCGGCTTTGCCATCAGCTGGCTGTGGCTGGTGGCCTTCTTCGGCCTCTTCACGCTGGCCGAGTTGTATATTCTTCCGGTCGGGCTGGGTCTGTTCGCCAGCCTGGCGCCCAAGCGTTTCGCCGCCACCACCATCGCCGCCTGGTTCTTCTGCTCGTTCACCGGCAACCTGCTGTCCGGCTTTGCCGGCGCGCTGTGGGAGCTGGTCACGCCGCAAGGTTTCTTCATGCTGATGGCCGGTATCTGCATCGTATCGGGCCTGGCGCTGCACGCGATTCACCGCGCCCATCGTTCAAGCGAGGTGGCGTTGCCGACAGTCGCGGCCGCGGCTGATAAGCCGGTCTAA